The following coding sequences are from one Mycobacterium bourgelatii window:
- a CDS encoding glycosyltransferase translates to MAVILAYSSPALGHVYPLAALLRELADRGHEVHIRTMAGQVSAMRQAGFGAEAVDARIEAIVGQDWLARNALGVLKMSIDVLCRRAVLEVDDLRAAMTQVRPDAVIVDANCWGAISAAEAGDVPWLVFSPFTPYLHSRSAPPFGPGLRPLPGPLGTLRDASMRPFVRHLFDRPMVPRINAIREELRIPAIESVDGLMRRAPLLLAVGGEPFEYPHPDWGDAVHHIGACVFEPDDSREAAVAAVPDWLAAIDRPIVLVSTSSIAQGDAKLGHVALRALADEPVHVVATFPAGIPPGLPRTSNATVCQFIPHGMVLDRAVCAVTHGGMGATVKALDRGVPVCAVPFARDQSEVARRVQMAQCGTRLPAKRLSVTRLRSAVLDAMRMADGARRVAAGFAATGGVGRGADLIEQRLRSSGGAGRLLPNRAAPEAG, encoded by the coding sequence ATGGCGGTAATACTGGCCTACTCCTCGCCCGCGCTGGGCCACGTGTATCCGTTGGCCGCCCTGCTCCGGGAGCTCGCGGACCGTGGCCACGAGGTCCACATCCGCACCATGGCAGGGCAAGTTAGTGCCATGCGTCAAGCGGGATTTGGTGCCGAGGCCGTCGATGCGCGGATCGAGGCCATCGTTGGGCAAGACTGGCTGGCTCGCAACGCTTTAGGCGTTCTGAAGATGTCGATAGACGTGTTGTGCCGACGTGCCGTGCTGGAGGTCGATGATCTGCGCGCTGCGATGACGCAAGTGCGGCCGGACGCGGTGATCGTCGACGCCAACTGTTGGGGCGCGATCTCCGCGGCCGAGGCCGGTGATGTTCCCTGGCTGGTGTTCTCACCGTTCACGCCGTACCTTCATTCACGCTCGGCGCCTCCGTTCGGTCCCGGCTTGCGGCCCCTTCCGGGCCCGCTCGGCACCCTCCGTGACGCATCGATGCGTCCATTTGTCAGACACCTCTTCGATCGACCAATGGTGCCGCGCATCAATGCGATTCGTGAGGAGCTGCGAATTCCCGCGATCGAGTCGGTGGACGGGTTGATGCGCCGTGCGCCCTTGCTGTTGGCGGTCGGCGGCGAACCCTTCGAGTACCCGCACCCGGACTGGGGCGACGCGGTGCACCATATCGGTGCTTGTGTCTTTGAGCCGGACGACTCCCGAGAGGCTGCGGTGGCGGCGGTGCCCGACTGGTTGGCCGCCATCGACCGCCCGATCGTGCTGGTCAGCACGTCCTCCATCGCACAGGGCGACGCCAAACTGGGTCATGTCGCGTTGCGCGCCTTGGCCGACGAACCGGTACATGTCGTCGCAACGTTTCCGGCCGGCATACCCCCGGGCCTACCACGGACGTCGAATGCCACGGTGTGCCAATTCATTCCACATGGCATGGTGCTCGACCGGGCGGTCTGCGCGGTCACGCACGGGGGGATGGGGGCCACCGTGAAGGCACTCGATCGTGGAGTCCCGGTCTGTGCGGTGCCCTTCGCCCGCGACCAATCAGAGGTGGCGCGTCGCGTTCAGATGGCCCAATGTGGTACCCGGCTCCCGGCGAAGCGGCTCAGCGTGACTCGACTGCGCAGCGCGGTGCTCGACGCGATGCGAATGGCCGACGGGGCCCGTCGGGTTGCCGCCGGCTTCGCCGCCACGGGCGGCGTGGGGCGCGGCGCGGATCTGATCGAGCAGCGATTGCGGTCCAGCGGGGGCGCGGGACGGCTGCTACCGAATCGTGCCGCGCCGGAGGCCGGCTGA
- a CDS encoding MarR family winged helix-turn-helix transcriptional regulator gives MRAMTAQSDRIGRYFARHNDVSGSDFHALLHIMVAETAGTPLTLAQLRQRMDISAAAVTYLVDRMIEAGHIRREPDPADRRKWLLRYENRGMTVAQRFFDPLGAHLSSALTELNDSDIAAAHAVFTAMIAAMATFEQELRTTKR, from the coding sequence ATGCGAGCGATGACGGCGCAATCCGACCGCATCGGCCGCTATTTCGCTCGCCACAACGACGTGAGCGGCAGTGATTTTCACGCGCTGCTGCACATCATGGTGGCCGAGACCGCCGGAACTCCGTTGACCCTGGCGCAACTTCGGCAACGCATGGACATTTCAGCCGCGGCGGTGACCTACCTCGTCGACCGGATGATCGAGGCTGGTCACATCCGCCGCGAACCCGATCCCGCGGACCGACGCAAGTGGCTGCTGCGCTACGAGAACCGCGGAATGACGGTCGCGCAAAGGTTTTTCGACCCCCTTGGAGCGCATCTCAGTTCGGCTCTGACGGAACTGAATGACTCCGACATCGCCGCCGCGCACGCCGTTTTCACGGCCATGATCGCCGCGATGGCGACGTTCGAGCAGGAATTGCGCACCACCAAGCGCTAG
- a CDS encoding DUF5914 domain-containing protein has translation MSISDRLQQRWPKDWPLQVIPRVSWTQQRPTYGAAQPKLINAALERSQRRPTGNWYVFADSRTVRANRPHVAKVAGVELVAWRDRHGRLVVGPGSCPHLGAELGTGTVREGVLFCRWHGLALDGNSCKMGWAPYPSHDDGVLAWVRLDRVGGEDPLAFPVLPHRPTTTTLPAVTRSVGVCEPADIIANRLDPWHGAWFHPYSFTRLEVLTTPTEEDDRFLVSVTFRIGRFGVPTIAEFTCPEARTIVMRIVEGEGSGSVVETHATPLGRGTDGRPRVAVIEATIAHSQRPGFRMARNAAPVIRPLMRYAANRLWRDDLAYAERLYHLREESGPAHSDHAPD, from the coding sequence ATGAGCATCAGCGACCGACTCCAGCAGCGGTGGCCCAAAGATTGGCCACTGCAGGTGATTCCCCGCGTCTCGTGGACCCAGCAACGCCCGACGTACGGCGCCGCGCAACCAAAGCTCATCAACGCGGCGCTGGAAAGGTCCCAACGCCGGCCCACGGGAAACTGGTATGTGTTCGCCGACAGCCGCACGGTGCGCGCGAATCGCCCGCATGTCGCGAAGGTCGCGGGCGTCGAACTCGTTGCGTGGCGCGACCGGCACGGCCGACTGGTCGTCGGACCGGGCAGTTGCCCACATCTCGGCGCGGAATTGGGCACCGGAACTGTCCGCGAGGGTGTGCTGTTCTGCCGATGGCACGGTCTGGCCTTGGACGGCAACAGCTGCAAGATGGGATGGGCGCCCTACCCGAGTCACGACGACGGTGTGCTGGCCTGGGTGCGACTCGACCGCGTCGGCGGTGAAGACCCATTGGCGTTTCCGGTGCTACCGCACCGGCCCACCACGACCACCCTGCCCGCCGTCACGCGCAGCGTCGGCGTGTGCGAACCGGCTGACATCATCGCCAATCGCCTTGACCCCTGGCACGGGGCATGGTTCCACCCGTACTCGTTCACCCGGCTCGAGGTGCTCACCACGCCGACCGAGGAGGACGATCGCTTTCTGGTATCGGTCACCTTCCGCATCGGGCGCTTCGGCGTACCCACGATCGCCGAATTCACCTGCCCGGAAGCTCGAACCATCGTGATGCGCATCGTCGAAGGCGAAGGCAGCGGCAGCGTCGTCGAAACCCACGCCACCCCGCTCGGCCGGGGGACCGACGGCCGGCCACGGGTCGCCGTCATCGAAGCCACCATCGCACATTCGCAGCGGCCAGGGTTCAGGATGGCACGCAATGCGGCGCCGGTGATCAGACCCCTGATGCGCTACGCCGCCAACCGGTTGTGGCGCGATGACCTTGCCTACGCCGAGCGCCTCTACCACCTACGCGAGGAAAGCGGGCCGGCCCACAGTGACCACGCGCCGGACTAA
- a CDS encoding NAD(P)/FAD-dependent oxidoreductase, whose product MTDRRRQIHPASPGLPDASALSSRPRVVVVGGGIAGLAAATGLAERGVDVEIVEAQGYLGGRVGGWTEHDAAAQLPMNRGFHAFFRQYYNLRALLRRVDPQLRMLAPVADYPLIDGAGRRDTFRGLPRIPPWNALAFALRSPTFRLSDLARIDARAAAPLAAVSVPDTYHRLDHIDAETFLKSINFPESARHLAFEVFSRSFFAEPSQLSAAELATMFHIYFLGSSEGLMFDVATANFDVSLWNPLQRYLHERGVRFRMGEKVLQVTGGDSEPFSVHTGSGDRLDADAVVLAVDIGGLQRIVCASSELADEAWRTQIQQLRTAPSFEVRRLWLDRPVRYDRAPFLGTAGHPPLDNISVLERYEREAATWARQTGGSVVELHSYAMNSDTPSDAALAQLRKIYPETASARVIHELVLHRSDCPLFTPGTYSRRPTVVTPQPGLLLAGDAIRIDLPVALMERAATTGWTAANHLLQRWGVAGHELSTVPTRGRSRLLRSLALRQERQRR is encoded by the coding sequence ATGACCGACCGCCGTCGCCAAATCCATCCGGCATCGCCCGGCCTGCCCGACGCCAGCGCGCTGTCATCGCGACCGCGCGTGGTGGTCGTCGGCGGGGGCATTGCGGGTCTCGCGGCCGCTACCGGACTCGCCGAACGAGGGGTAGACGTAGAGATCGTCGAAGCCCAGGGCTATCTCGGCGGCCGGGTAGGTGGCTGGACCGAGCACGACGCTGCTGCCCAGCTCCCCATGAACCGGGGCTTTCACGCTTTCTTCCGCCAGTACTACAACCTGCGGGCCCTGTTGCGCCGAGTCGACCCGCAGCTTCGGATGCTGGCCCCCGTCGCAGATTATCCGCTGATCGACGGCGCCGGCCGACGCGATACCTTTCGCGGATTGCCTCGCATACCACCTTGGAATGCGCTGGCGTTCGCGCTGCGTAGCCCGACCTTCCGGCTGTCCGACCTGGCTCGTATCGACGCTCGAGCCGCGGCGCCGCTGGCGGCCGTGTCGGTGCCCGATACCTACCACCGACTCGACCACATCGACGCCGAAACCTTCTTGAAGAGCATCAATTTCCCGGAGTCCGCGCGTCACCTTGCCTTCGAGGTGTTCTCCCGCAGCTTCTTTGCCGAACCGTCGCAGCTTTCGGCGGCCGAGTTGGCCACAATGTTCCACATCTACTTCCTGGGCTCCAGCGAGGGCCTGATGTTCGACGTCGCTACGGCGAATTTCGATGTGAGCCTGTGGAATCCGCTGCAACGCTACCTGCACGAACGCGGGGTCCGGTTCCGCATGGGCGAGAAGGTGCTGCAAGTGACCGGTGGCGACTCCGAACCGTTCAGCGTGCATACGGGTTCGGGCGATCGACTGGACGCGGACGCGGTGGTGCTGGCCGTCGACATCGGCGGATTGCAACGAATCGTTTGTGCATCTTCCGAGCTCGCTGACGAGGCTTGGCGCACACAGATACAACAGTTGCGGACCGCGCCTTCTTTCGAAGTTCGTCGGCTCTGGCTGGACCGGCCTGTGCGATACGACCGCGCTCCCTTCCTCGGCACCGCCGGTCATCCGCCGTTGGACAACATCAGCGTCTTGGAGCGCTACGAGCGGGAGGCCGCCACCTGGGCACGCCAGACGGGCGGCTCGGTCGTCGAATTACATTCTTACGCAATGAATTCCGATACACCAAGTGACGCGGCGCTAGCGCAGCTGCGCAAGATCTACCCGGAGACCGCGTCAGCGCGGGTGATTCACGAGCTTGTGCTGCACCGCAGCGACTGCCCGCTGTTCACGCCGGGTACCTACTCCCGGCGCCCCACGGTCGTCACACCGCAGCCTGGCCTGTTGCTCGCCGGCGATGCGATCCGGATCGACCTGCCGGTCGCGCTGATGGAACGGGCGGCCACCACCGGGTGGACCGCGGCCAATCATCTCCTGCAGCGGTGGGGCGTCGCAGGACATGAGCTGAGCACCGTGCCCACCCGCGGACGGTCGCGACTACTGCGGTCGCTGGCACTGCGTCAGGAACGGCAACGACGATGA
- a CDS encoding class I SAM-dependent methyltransferase, with translation MDKAGLSRSAVPDAFDVGARAYDQLVGANPGYHTGLRLSAERMGLPERGRGLRLLDAGCGTGASTAALLAVAPEAEIIAVDAARGMLDAAQAKSWPETVRFVHSRIEELHKHDIAGPFDGIFAAYLLRNLAEPNDQLRTFRTMLCPGGTLAVHEYSVRDSAAATRIWHAVCWGIIIPAGWWRTRSTTLYRHLWRSVLSFDGAARFQQRLSAAGFDAVHHETMPGWEHNIVHTFVGKAPQ, from the coding sequence ATGGATAAGGCCGGTCTGTCCCGCAGCGCGGTGCCCGACGCATTCGACGTCGGCGCCCGGGCGTACGACCAGCTGGTCGGCGCGAACCCCGGTTACCACACCGGTTTACGGCTCTCTGCGGAGCGTATGGGCCTGCCCGAGCGCGGGCGAGGACTGCGGCTGCTCGATGCCGGCTGCGGCACGGGCGCGTCGACCGCGGCGCTGTTGGCGGTGGCACCCGAGGCGGAGATCATCGCCGTCGACGCCGCCCGTGGCATGTTGGATGCGGCACAGGCGAAGTCATGGCCCGAGACGGTCCGCTTCGTCCACTCGCGCATCGAAGAGCTCCACAAGCATGACATCGCTGGGCCGTTCGACGGCATCTTTGCCGCCTACTTACTGCGCAACCTGGCCGAGCCGAATGACCAACTCCGCACGTTCCGCACGATGCTGTGCCCCGGCGGAACCCTTGCCGTACACGAATATTCGGTGCGTGATTCGGCCGCGGCCACCCGCATCTGGCACGCCGTTTGCTGGGGAATCATCATCCCCGCCGGCTGGTGGCGAACCCGCAGCACGACCCTGTACCGGCACCTCTGGCGTAGCGTGCTCTCCTTCGACGGAGCCGCTCGATTCCAACAGCGGTTGTCCGCAGCCGGATTCGACGCGGTGCACCACGAAACCATGCCCGGCTGGGAACACAACATCGTCCATACCTTTGTCGGAAAGGCACCGCAATGA